A single window of Colletotrichum destructivum chromosome 9, complete sequence DNA harbors:
- a CDS encoding Putative glycosyl transferase CAP10 domain-containing protein, with protein sequence MLQRRAVRRLCPIIVASALCLVVYSIFCPHGGLQIRLAGRFYDYLLPQHSEFRPWTGTAGDFNNLHLTEEQCQVTFPGLTEGIDATVMEGEFRLGLGDISVSLLGQIKDNKILVLQAPRPVDMSDQWLERQNAALHQLYRALTTSPTPLPNTYFNLYVQDTPVSRSWSHSRPAISPSPRHIFTIPHFSFWAWNQPFIRSIPHAAAAITNIEASLPFDLKDPRAVWRGTAWFNNGASANPRSRQELLRVTKDAKWADVQALDWVNSGGNATNALMIEHFCLHKYIIHTEGVSYSGRLQFHQLCESVLLSPPMEWMQHTTHLAKPVYSSVLLGRHQEAYTDSVATKKLQNGYPSSTATMAWPVTVGPGEANMVFVNPDWSDLQATIRWLEDHAEVARGIARRQRALFSEGGYLSPAAEVCYWRALVRGWSRVVRIDHAIRGGNEPESFEEFVTRTKAVRERH encoded by the exons ATGCTCCAAAGACGGGCTGTGCGACGGCTTTGCCCCATCATCGTGGCTTCCGCCCTGTGCCTGGTCGTCTATAGTATTTTCTGCCCACATGGCGGGCTTCAGATTCGGCTGGCAGGGCGATTCTACGACTACCTGCTGCCCCAGCATTCTGAGTTTCGCCCTTGGACTGGCACAGCGGGCGACTTCAACAACCTTCATCTGACCGAGGAACAGTGCCAAGTGACGTTTCCTGGTCTGACGGAAGGGATAGACGCGACCGTCATGGAGGGCGAGTTCCgtctgggcctcggcgataTCTCCGTGTCGCTGTTGGGGCAGATTAAAGACAACAAAATACTGGTCCTTCAAGCTCCAAGACCAGTGGACATGTCAGACCAGTGGTTGGAG CGACAAAATGCCGCCCTCCATCAGCTATACCGAGCACTTACAACCTCACCGACCCCCCTTCCCAACACGTACTTCAACCTCTACGTCCAAGACACTCCCGTATCTCGTTCATGGTCCCATAGCCGGCCTGCTATATCCCCGTCTCCAAGACATATCTTCACCATCCCCCACTTCTCCTTCTGGGCATGGAACCAGCCCTTCATCCGCTCCATCCCGCACGCGGCGGCCGCTATTACCAACATCGAAGCCAGCCTTCCCTTCGACCTGAAAGACCCGCGTGCAGTGTGGCGAGGGACTGCTTGGTTCAACAACGGCGCCAGCGCGAACCCAAGATCGCGACAAGAGCTTTTGAGGGTTACCAAGGATGCCAAGTGGGCCGATGTGCAGGCGCTGGACTGGGTAAACAGCGGAGGAAACGCAACCAACGCGCTCATGATTGAACACTTTTGCCTGCACAAGTATATCATTCACACGGAAGGGGTGTCATACTCTGGTCGTCTGCAGTTCCATCAGCTCTGTGAAAGCGTGCTCTTGAGCCCGCCCATGGAGTGGATGCAACACACGACACACCTTGCCAAGCCGGTTTACTCGAGCGTCTTGCTGGGCCGACACCAGGAGGCATACACCGACAGCGTGGCGACAAAGAAGCTCCAGAACGGATACCCGTCATCGACAGCTACGATGGCCTGGCCTGTGACGGTCGGCCCGGGAGAAGCAAACATGGTTTTCGTCAACCCAGACTGGTCCGACCTCCAAGCGACAATCCGTTGGTTGGAAGACCACGCCGAGGTGGCTCGCGGCATTgctcgccggcagcgagcTTTGTTCTCCGAAGGCGGATACTTGAGCCCTGCAGCTGAAGTCTGTTATTGGCGGGCACTTGTCAGAGGTTGGAGCCGGGTTGTTCGCATCGACCACGCCATTCGGGGAGGGAACGAGCCCGAAAGCTTTGAGGAGTTTGTCACCAGGACCAAAGCGGTCCGGGAGAGGCACTGA